ACTTTATCTTCGGGGGCTTGCCCCGCTTGGCCCGTCCTCAAAACTAAGCGCACTTGTCTGTTTTGCAGATCATCGCGAATATAACGCACCAAATCTAACCCTGCGTGTTCAGTTTCCATCACCACATCGATCAGTGCCAGAGCAATGTCATTGTTTTCCGCCATCACTTTTTGTGCTTCATGTCCTGACAAAACTGAAATCAACTCTAAAGGACGATGTTGAAACTGAAATCCAGTCAACGCTAAGCGGGTTATCTGATGCATCTGTTCGTCATCGTCCACCAGCAAAACTCGCCAAGGTTCGACCACAACCGGTGACTGTGCTTTTGCTATGTCTTCGTTAGAACGATCGCGTATATCGGCAAACAGATCCATGTCAACCCTCATAAAAAATGTTCTTGTTCTATAGGTTTAGCACATATTCAGCCATCAGGAGTGACAAAAATAGGCATTTAAACACCTATAAAATGTGAGTCTAATCAACCTTTGCACCACCTTAATTCGAAAGTGCTAGTTCATTAAGCCACTAAAACGCCACTATCAACTAAGATTGCATAGGTATAAATTTATAACCATTCATGTCAGAGGACACCATGAAACGACTACTGACCCAATTTCCTTTATACAAAATCGTTACGCTTATTGCTGGGCTCCCCATTCTTATTGCTCTATTTCTTGCCACACGTAACTACATTGATTATCAACAACGCGCTTTAAGCGCTGAGCATGATCAAGAGACGGTACAACTCATCCTTTTATACGATAATCTCGCGCATAACTTGGCCTTAGAACGTGGACTAACGGCAGGGGTTATTGGCGCAAAAGGACAAGGGCCACAAGTCGAATCCTTAAGTAAACAGCGCCAAGAAAGTAATCTCCATGTGGCAGCGGTACTGAATTTCGAACCCACTTACTTAGATACTAAGCTAGTAAGCCAACTCAAAGCGGATGTAAAAAACCAGCTAGACAAATTGAACACGGTTCGAGAACAAGTTGATTCCCTAAAGCTCTCACTCTCCCCCTTCAACTACTATTCAGACCTCAACCAGCTCGCAATTGATAACAGCTTGATTTTGCTATCAACGATTGATAATCCCATCGTTGCCGAATTGGGCAGCTCGCTCATTTCCGTCGTCGTGATGAAAGAACGAGCAGGGCAAGTTCGTGGCGCACTTAACGGTGCCTTCGCGAAAAAAAGTTCAGATGCCGCGCAATACACCGCGATTAGTAGCTATATCGAATCGGGCAGTTATGCCGAACGCTCGGCCCAAATAACCATGCCAGATGAACTTAAAAGCACTCTAAACCAAATAAAAAACAGTGATGTGTGGAAAAAAGTGCTCAATACACAACAAAGTTATCTGAGTCAAAAATCCACTTTAGATGCGCTGCAAGGCCCTGCTCCACAAGAGTGGTTTAGCTCTGCGACAGAACAAATAAAATTGATCAATCAAATCCGCAACAGCATTCAAGGAAAAATGCTTGATCTGTCAATCACCCAATCTAGCCAAGCTGTCAAAAACAAATGGAGCATTTTGATCTTCAGTATTCTGATTGGCATTACTTCAATCTTGTCACTCTATTTTTCGGTAGTGAGCCTAAAATCACGCGTCGGCAGCTTAACCAAAGGCTTGGCGCACATGTCTGCTCATCGCGATTTAAGTCAAGAGCTCAACGATACTGGTCAAGATGAAATGTCTCAGATATCCCGCAGCGTCAATGGCTTAACAGATAGTATTCGTCGAGTGCTGCAACACATTTTGAACACCAATGAACACAGCACGGAGCAGCTCGCGCAAATCGTCACCAGTTCTCAGCAACTCGGGCGCAGCAGTCAGGAAACCAATGCTAAATGTGCCAATATCGCCGCGGCGATGACTCAGTTATCTCAGTCCAGTGTTGAAATTGCCCAATCTTCTGAACGTGCCTTAGAAGAAACCAAACAGATGACCGATAAAGTCATTGCTTGCCAAACTCAAAGCCTGACGTCATTCCGTTCGGTCGAAGCCTTAGTTGATCAGATTGAACAGACCCAAAAATGCATGAAAGATTTAGAAACGGATGCAGAAAACATCAGCAAAATCGTAGATACGATCAACGGGATCTCAGAACAAACCAATTTGTTGGCGCTGAATGCCGCTATTGAAGCCGCTCGTGCTGGTGAGCACGGCCGTGGTTTTGCCGTGGTTTCTTCTGAAGTTCGTGATTTAGCACAGCGCAGTAAGTTAGCCACGGAGCACATCAGCCAGCTACTGGCCAACATATCCTCTAACACCAATACCGCGGTGAAAAACATGGATAAGAGCCGCGAAGCAACCCATACCACTTTTGATTCCGTCTCTACAGTGAAAACGAGCGTGGCAGAACTTGAATCCGTCATCGAACTGGTCAATCAACACATCAATAGCATTGCGAATGCAACGACCGAGCAATCCACGGCCAGTGATGCAGTAGATCGTGATGTGGATGTGTTAGCTGAAATCGCGCAGAACACTGGTTCACTGGCCACGACCATGAACAACATCGTGAGTGATTATCAACATGAAATGAATGAGATTCGCCACCAACTGGCTGAGTTCAAATTGCAGTAACTCAGCCGAGGAGTGCGTTACTGCTCAGGATCTAAATAGAGCTGATGCTGATACAAAATCTGCTCAACCCCTGATGTAGTCATACCTGTAATGGGGTGCCCATTCTGCAATAAATCGCGAATCGCGGTACTGCGGATCGGCAACCTTTCAGGGCAAGCCATCACTGCCCAGCGCTGCAGTATTTCATCCGCTTTGTAGAACTTCGCGAAATTGAGCAAATTGTCTGGCCCGATAACAAACGTCAACTCATCCTCAGGATACAGGGCTTGCAAGCGGGTAAGCACGGCATAAGTGGTGACGGAGTTTTCTGGTGTGTACAAGGTTTCTTCAACATCCGATCGTTGCACTTTGCTTGAGTCAATATCTTGAATGAACTGATCGACCAGTCGATTACGTTGCTCATAATCGAGCATGATTTTCCCCCAAGCATGGGCAATGCTCGGTACTAGCAAAATCAAATCAAAATGACCAAGCGAATCAATAATACTTTTGTGGCCTAAGGTCGGCGGATTAAAGGCGCTGCCAAACACCGCAATCTTTTTCATTGTGCACCTTGCCGATCAGGAAATGCCCTTTCTCGGTTTTCTAATTCAACGATTGCGGTATCATACACCGAAAAATTGACATTGCTTGCAGGAAAGGAACCTATGGAACACAAGATCCGTGAAGAAATGCGCGTGCTGCCTTCGATCGATCCTCATTTTGAAATCGAACGCCGCGTGGCTTTTATTAAGCGTAAGCTGACAGAAGCTCGCTGCAAATCATTGGTACTGGGCATCAGTGGTGGTGTTGACTCCACCACCTGTGGCCGTTTAGCTCAACTTGCCGTCGAAGAGCTTAATCAGCAACACAATACCTCTGAGTACCAATTTATCGCAGTACGTTTACCTTACGGCGAGCAAAAAGATGAAGCAGAAGCACAACTCGCTCTCTCCTTTATTCGCCCTAGCCACTCGGTTTCCGTGAACATCAAAGCGGGCGTTGATGGGCTACATGCGGCATCACAACAAGCCTTAGCAAATACTGGCTTAGTTCCAAGCGATCCGGCTAAGATTGATTTCATCAAAGGCAACGTGAAAGCGCGCGCCCGCATGGTGGCACAGTATGAAATTGCGGGATACGTGGGCGGATTAGTGTTGGGCACCGATCACTCGGCAGAAAACATCACCGGTTTCTACACTAAGTTTGGTGATGGTGCTTGTGACCTAGCCCCTCTGTACGGCTTGAATAAACGCCAAGTTCGTTTATTGGCTGAAACCTTGGGTGCGCCAGCGCAGCTTGTTCACAAAACGCCAACGGCGGATCTTGAAGAATTAGCGCCACTCAAAGCCGATGAAACGGCCCTGAATCTGACTTACGAGCAGATTGATGATTTTCTGGAAGGTAAACCCGTACCTGCCGAAGTCAGCCAACGTTTGATCGCGATTTATAACGCGACTCAACATAAGCGTCAGCCAATTCCAACCATCTACGACTAAGCCGCTTTTTGATGTACATCAAGCCAAGCTTCCAACTTGGCTTGGTGTCTGAATCCCCCGCCCCAGAGGCGCAACAAATTCGTTACACAAACCCATCAAAAATCTTTACTTTTCAGCGTGATAGTGTGACTCCCACCTGAATATCAATATCCATTTTTTCTCGGCGAGGATTCTGTGAACTCTGCTTCATAATTTTTGCAAATGAAACCGGACAATACATACAACTTCATTTAAATATAGGGAACATCGAATGCTGTATGTGGAATTTCTCTTTCTACTTCTGATGCTATATATCGGCTCACGGTATGGTGGAATTGGCCTTGGCGTTGTCTCAGGGATTGGGTTGGTCATTGAGGTTTTCATCTTCAAAATGCCACCTACGTCACCACCGATCACGGTGATGCTGATCATCCTCGCGGTTGTCACTTGTGCCTCGATTCTTGAAGCCGCTGGCGGCTTAAAATACATGCTGCAAGTGGCGGAGCGCATGCTGCGCAAAAACCCAAAACGTGTCACTTTAATTGCCCCTTTTGTCACTTACACCATGACGTTTATGCTGGGTACAGGCCATGCGGTTTACTCGATCATGCCAATCATTGGTGACGTTGCCCTGAAAAACGGCATTCGTCCTGAGCGACCTATGGCGGCAGCATCCGTTGCGTCACAAATCGCCATTACCGCCTCGCCAATTTCGGCCGCCGTGGTTTACTACTTGGCACAACTCTCCAACATTAACCATGAAATCACCCTACTATCGATTTTGATGGTCACGGTACCAGCGACTTTATTCGGTACGCTTTTAATGTCGCTGTACAGTTTGAGACGCGGTAAAGAGCTGGAGAACGATCCTGAATATCAAGCAAGACTGCAAGACCCAGTCTGGCGCGAGAAAATCCTCAATACCACCGCCACGTCACTCGATGAAACCTTGCCAGCGTCAGCACGTAACTCCGTGCTGCTGTTCATCTCCTCGATTTTAGTGATCGTGGTGATTGCAATGTGGCCGGAGATCCGCACCATTCAAGAAGGTACCAAACCAATTGGCATGGACATGGTGATTCAAATGATCATGCTCTGTTTCGGCGGTATCATTTTGCTCGCCACCAAAACAGACCCACGCTCTGTACCTAACGGTGTAGTGTTCAAATCAGGCATGGTTGCTGCGATTGCCATCTTCGGTATCGCGTGGATGTCTGACACCTACTTCCAATACGCCATGCCACAATTTAAATCTGGCATCGTGGAGATGGTGACCAACTACCCTTGGACATTTGCTCTGGCGCTGTTCATTGTGTCTGTGGTGGTGAACTCACAAGCGGCGGTCGCGCGGATGATGCTCCCAGTTGGTTTAGGGCTAGGTTTAGAACCCGCACTGCTGATTGGCTTGATGCCAGCGTTGTACGGTTATTTCTTTATTCCGAACTACCCATCGGATATTGCCACCGTCAACTTCGATAACACAGGCACCACCAAGATCGGTAAGTGGTATTTCAACCACTCCTTTATGGCTGTCGGTCTGATTTCCGTGATCTCAGCCTGCTGTGTGGGATTTGTGCTCAGCAAAATCATCATCGGCTAAACAAAGCTTGTAACCAATAGCCAAAGAGCCACTAAGTGTGGCTCTTTTTATTGACGACCAATCTTCATGCTCTCTCTACCCAAATGACTTGGCATTGTAGATAGCGGTTGCTACTAATCAATAAAGGCCTCAGAATGGCGGGCTTTGCGCGGACTTCCCGCGTTATTTGATTACTGTTGAGAATGATATATGGGTTTTACCTCGCTCGGTCTGTCTGCGCCAATCCTTAAAGCTATTGAAGAGAAAGGATACAACACGCCTTCACCGATTCAGTTACAGGCTATTCCTGCGGTTTTAGCAGGCAAAGACGTGATGGCCGCAGCTCAAACTGGCACAGGAAAAACGGCTGGCTTTACGCTACCCATTTTAGAATTGCTGGCAAAAGGGCCAAAAGTTCGCGCCAATCAAGTTCGCGCTTTAATCCTTACCCCAACGCGTGAACTGGCCGCACAAATCCAAGACAATGTCATGCTCTATGGCCGCCATCTACCGCTCAAGAGCGCGGTTGTGTTTGGTGGTGTGAAAATTAACCCACAAATGCAGCGAATGTGTAAAGGTGCGGATATCTTAGTGGCAACCCCAGGCCGCTTAATGGATCTGTATAACCAAAATGCGGTCAAATTTGATCAATTGGAAATTTTGGTACTTGACGAAGCAGATCGCATGCTCGACATGGGCTTTATTCGTGATATTCGTAAGATACTGAAATTATTGCCAGAAAAGCGCCAAAACCTACTGTTTTCAGCCACCTTCTCGACCGAAATCCGTGAACTTGCTAAAGGCTTGGTGAATAACCCCGTCGAAATTTCAGTCAGCCCAGCCAACTCAACGGCAAGAACTGTTGAGCAGTGCATTTATCCTGCTGATGTGAAAAAGAAACCGGACATGCTGGTGAAATTGGTCAAAGAGGGGAATTGGCAACAAGTGCTGGTATTTATGCGTACCAAGCATGGTGCCAACCGTTTAGCCACTTATCTCAACGAGCAAGGTTTAACCGCGGCCGCGATTCACGGCAATAAGAGCCAAGGCGCACGCACCCGAGCACTGGCGGATTTTAAAGCGGGAGAGGTGCGTATTCTGGTCGCAACAGATATTGCTGCGCGTGGTATTGATATCCCGCAACTGCCTCAAGTGGTGAATTTTGAATTGCCGAAAATTGCTGAAGATTACGTGCACCGAATTGGCCGAACAGGCCGTGCAGGTGAAGTCGGTAAAGCAATATCCTTGGTAAGTGCCATTGAAGCACCGGAATTATTTGCCATTGAACGTTTAACGCAAGCCTTACTGCCTCGTGTAAACTTAGCGGGATTTGAGCCGACCAACCAACTCCCTGAGTCAAAGTTAGACACTCGACCTTTGAAACCGAAAAAGCCCAAAAAGCCTAAAAAGGTAGAGGGAGCTGGAGAAAACAAAGGCAGCGCAGTTGAAAACAAACCTAAAGCTGGCCACCGAGGTCAATCTACAGGGCAAGCTCGCACAGCGAAAAAAGGCGGCACTCATTCAGCGCCGAAAAAACCAGCAAACCGCCCTCGTCGCAGCTCTTCAAAGCCAGTGACAAAGTCATCATCGGCTAAACCGATTTAGGTGTGAAACCAATAGCAAAAGAGCCACATCATGTGGCTCTTTTTGTTCAACCATCTTCGAAACGCCAATCGCTAATCCTTTGAATATTTGATGTTCCGCCATCGTCACATAAGAACTACTCGAAAGTACCGAATATGCAAGCATGATGATATCATCACTCCCGCTACAATCTTTCTCAGCTGTCGTAATCGATGGAATACAGAGAGATTTGTCTGAAATTCAAAAATATAAGCGATTGAATAGCGAAGGATGAAAGTGGGAACGTTGGCTGTAACGATAAAGGAACCGGAAAAACAATAGGCTTCTAAGACAAGCGAAGGCCT
This genomic window from Vibrio mimicus contains:
- a CDS encoding methyl-accepting chemotaxis protein — its product is MKRLLTQFPLYKIVTLIAGLPILIALFLATRNYIDYQQRALSAEHDQETVQLILLYDNLAHNLALERGLTAGVIGAKGQGPQVESLSKQRQESNLHVAAVLNFEPTYLDTKLVSQLKADVKNQLDKLNTVREQVDSLKLSLSPFNYYSDLNQLAIDNSLILLSTIDNPIVAELGSSLISVVVMKERAGQVRGALNGAFAKKSSDAAQYTAISSYIESGSYAERSAQITMPDELKSTLNQIKNSDVWKKVLNTQQSYLSQKSTLDALQGPAPQEWFSSATEQIKLINQIRNSIQGKMLDLSITQSSQAVKNKWSILIFSILIGITSILSLYFSVVSLKSRVGSLTKGLAHMSAHRDLSQELNDTGQDEMSQISRSVNGLTDSIRRVLQHILNTNEHSTEQLAQIVTSSQQLGRSSQETNAKCANIAAAMTQLSQSSVEIAQSSERALEETKQMTDKVIACQTQSLTSFRSVEALVDQIEQTQKCMKDLETDAENISKIVDTINGISEQTNLLALNAAIEAARAGEHGRGFAVVSSEVRDLAQRSKLATEHISQLLANISSNTNTAVKNMDKSREATHTTFDSVSTVKTSVAELESVIELVNQHINSIANATTEQSTASDAVDRDVDVLAEIAQNTGSLATTMNNIVSDYQHEMNEIRHQLAEFKLQ
- a CDS encoding nicotinate-nicotinamide nucleotide adenylyltransferase, which produces MKKIAVFGSAFNPPTLGHKSIIDSLGHFDLILLVPSIAHAWGKIMLDYEQRNRLVDQFIQDIDSSKVQRSDVEETLYTPENSVTTYAVLTRLQALYPEDELTFVIGPDNLLNFAKFYKADEILQRWAVMACPERLPIRSTAIRDLLQNGHPITGMTTSGVEQILYQHQLYLDPEQ
- the nadE gene encoding ammonia-dependent NAD(+) synthetase; amino-acid sequence: MEHKIREEMRVLPSIDPHFEIERRVAFIKRKLTEARCKSLVLGISGGVDSTTCGRLAQLAVEELNQQHNTSEYQFIAVRLPYGEQKDEAEAQLALSFIRPSHSVSVNIKAGVDGLHAASQQALANTGLVPSDPAKIDFIKGNVKARARMVAQYEIAGYVGGLVLGTDHSAENITGFYTKFGDGACDLAPLYGLNKRQVRLLAETLGAPAQLVHKTPTADLEELAPLKADETALNLTYEQIDDFLEGKPVPAEVSQRLIAIYNATQHKRQPIPTIYD
- a CDS encoding anaerobic C4-dicarboxylate transporter; the encoded protein is MLYVEFLFLLLMLYIGSRYGGIGLGVVSGIGLVIEVFIFKMPPTSPPITVMLIILAVVTCASILEAAGGLKYMLQVAERMLRKNPKRVTLIAPFVTYTMTFMLGTGHAVYSIMPIIGDVALKNGIRPERPMAAASVASQIAITASPISAAVVYYLAQLSNINHEITLLSILMVTVPATLFGTLLMSLYSLRRGKELENDPEYQARLQDPVWREKILNTTATSLDETLPASARNSVLLFISSILVIVVIAMWPEIRTIQEGTKPIGMDMVIQMIMLCFGGIILLATKTDPRSVPNGVVFKSGMVAAIAIFGIAWMSDTYFQYAMPQFKSGIVEMVTNYPWTFALALFIVSVVVNSQAAVARMMLPVGLGLGLEPALLIGLMPALYGYFFIPNYPSDIATVNFDNTGTTKIGKWYFNHSFMAVGLISVISACCVGFVLSKIIIG
- a CDS encoding DEAD/DEAH box helicase, which translates into the protein MGFTSLGLSAPILKAIEEKGYNTPSPIQLQAIPAVLAGKDVMAAAQTGTGKTAGFTLPILELLAKGPKVRANQVRALILTPTRELAAQIQDNVMLYGRHLPLKSAVVFGGVKINPQMQRMCKGADILVATPGRLMDLYNQNAVKFDQLEILVLDEADRMLDMGFIRDIRKILKLLPEKRQNLLFSATFSTEIRELAKGLVNNPVEISVSPANSTARTVEQCIYPADVKKKPDMLVKLVKEGNWQQVLVFMRTKHGANRLATYLNEQGLTAAAIHGNKSQGARTRALADFKAGEVRILVATDIAARGIDIPQLPQVVNFELPKIAEDYVHRIGRTGRAGEVGKAISLVSAIEAPELFAIERLTQALLPRVNLAGFEPTNQLPESKLDTRPLKPKKPKKPKKVEGAGENKGSAVENKPKAGHRGQSTGQARTAKKGGTHSAPKKPANRPRRSSSKPVTKSSSAKPI